The Zobellia alginiliquefaciens genome contains a region encoding:
- a CDS encoding RidA family protein, protein MKGLFLVVCISVFASFSGFTQEETEYNPEAKLLELGIELSKPSAPMANYVNAVRTGNLIFLAGKGPTKANGENITGKLGADLTIEEGYEAARITAINQISVLKSELGDLKKVKRIVKVRGMVNAVSDFTDQPKVINGCSDLMVQVFGERGKHARAAVGMGSLPGNIAVEIEMVVEVED, encoded by the coding sequence ATGAAAGGACTGTTTTTAGTTGTATGTATTTCCGTTTTTGCTTCGTTTAGCGGATTCACTCAAGAGGAAACCGAATATAATCCCGAAGCCAAACTTTTAGAGTTGGGAATAGAACTTTCAAAACCTTCGGCCCCTATGGCCAATTATGTAAATGCGGTACGTACGGGAAATTTAATTTTTTTGGCGGGTAAAGGCCCAACTAAAGCTAATGGTGAAAATATAACCGGTAAACTAGGTGCGGACCTTACTATTGAGGAAGGGTATGAAGCCGCTAGAATTACGGCTATCAATCAAATTTCCGTCTTAAAATCGGAATTGGGAGACCTTAAAAAGGTAAAGCGTATTGTTAAGGTTCGCGGTATGGTAAATGCCGTTTCTGATTTTACGGATCAACCTAAAGTTATCAACGGATGTTCAGACTTAATGGTCCAGGTTTTTGGTGAACGCGGCAAACATGCTAGAGCTGCAGTAGGTATGGGTTCTTTGCCCGGTAATATTGCTGTAGAAATTGAAATGGTTGTTGAAGTAGAAGACTAG
- a CDS encoding TRAP transporter substrate-binding protein yields the protein MYRQLLANSLFQKTILCILILFSFNSCKSDKPEPEFLLRTALLVNEEHTWFKAFVYFGQILEERTEGRIKVEIYPSEQLAKEVEAIRLIQADVIDMTTTGSILTNWFEVATFCELPFLMQDSTDMNRYINGPIGKLMEEEMINKAGLRSLGHFERGPRYLTSNRPIRHPDDLNGLIVRIPNVPSFVTLWKALGAKPTPMAFSEVFTSLQQGTIEAQENPFALINNAGFSEVQKYLNLTSHVVSWVYPVIGEKQFQRLPPDLKKIFMEAARDMQAYEHHLFLENEKSVQEELKAKGMEFIEVDKDAFQQKCEEAIYNSLSPEMQKIYRQLKTEKDAS from the coding sequence ATGTACAGACAATTGTTAGCCAACTCTCTTTTTCAAAAGACCATTCTTTGTATTCTCATTCTCTTCAGCTTTAATAGTTGTAAATCCGATAAACCGGAACCGGAATTTTTGTTGCGAACCGCTCTTTTGGTGAACGAAGAACACACGTGGTTTAAGGCTTTCGTGTATTTTGGACAAATTCTTGAAGAACGAACCGAAGGGCGAATCAAGGTAGAGATTTATCCTTCCGAGCAGTTGGCCAAAGAAGTTGAGGCCATCAGGCTCATTCAGGCAGATGTTATAGATATGACCACTACGGGTTCTATCCTAACCAATTGGTTTGAGGTGGCCACCTTCTGTGAGCTTCCCTTTTTAATGCAGGATTCTACGGATATGAATAGATACATCAATGGCCCAATTGGTAAATTGATGGAGGAGGAAATGATAAACAAGGCCGGTTTGCGTTCACTAGGCCATTTTGAGCGTGGCCCTAGGTATTTAACATCCAACCGTCCAATCCGACATCCGGATGATTTAAACGGACTCATCGTAAGAATACCCAACGTTCCTTCTTTTGTTACGCTTTGGAAAGCTCTTGGGGCAAAACCTACGCCCATGGCCTTTTCGGAAGTTTTTACTTCTCTGCAACAAGGCACTATAGAAGCACAGGAAAATCCGTTTGCATTAATTAATAATGCAGGTTTTTCCGAAGTACAGAAATACTTGAACCTAACAAGCCATGTTGTAAGTTGGGTATATCCTGTTATAGGCGAAAAGCAGTTTCAAAGGCTGCCTCCGGATTTAAAGAAAATTTTCATGGAAGCCGCAAGGGATATGCAGGCGTACGAGCACCATCTTTTTCTAGAGAATGAGAAAAGTGTTCAAGAAGAATTAAAAGCAAAAGGCATGGAATTCATAGAGGTGGATAAAGATGCTTTTCAACAAAAATGTGAGGAAGCCATTTACAATAGCCTTTCGCCGGAAATGCAAAAAATTTACCGTCAACTGAAAACAGAAAAGGATGCTTCATAA
- a CDS encoding TRAP transporter small permease: protein MLHKAIGRILKVGALLSTWGLIATVLLQIFCRFTPLATPSWTEEASRLFFIYATSFGAGLAMKSDYYVHLDMFFSRFPVRMQRTLVKIIPVIVLFLFIVMAIYSIHFVVLGIPEKSPSMGFNMGIAFFSMFIMSASISYYLWKGIQKNYKNSKA from the coding sequence ATGCTTCATAAAGCTATTGGACGTATTTTAAAAGTGGGTGCGTTGTTAAGTACATGGGGGCTAATTGCTACTGTATTATTACAAATTTTTTGCAGGTTTACACCGCTTGCCACCCCATCTTGGACGGAAGAAGCCTCAAGGCTCTTTTTTATCTATGCAACTTCTTTTGGTGCCGGTCTGGCCATGAAAAGTGACTATTATGTTCATTTGGATATGTTCTTTAGCCGGTTCCCTGTGCGTATGCAGCGTACATTGGTTAAGATTATTCCCGTAATCGTGTTGTTTTTGTTTATCGTTATGGCTATTTACTCTATCCATTTTGTGGTGTTGGGTATTCCTGAGAAGTCTCCCAGTATGGGTTTTAATATGGGCATTGCGTTTTTTAGCATGTTTATTATGTCGGCTTCTATTAGTTATTACTTGTGGAAAGGAATTCAGAAAAATTATAAAAATTCTAAAGCATGA
- a CDS encoding PIN domain-containing protein, whose product MANYVVLDTSIYRELGLKFNENLDYKNLCAFTMNTDGEVLLSDIVLEEFSNYYESVLNYKTSAYIKANKDLVRDPYFNSPNEIESGVKKELDKAIKNFRDTLQKDPIHNHNISVLRPTLISGLVLTKFILDSKETKDSNIQIRDYLIWDSVLNFAKEENEDRITKIGCRKITFNKSIVTFITKDKGFGKNEIFQNLLREYKIDNLEVINSIPEFLERKGFYFDFVTSELIKEKITFNRILKDLSKDIGALLSYVSERYNSNCYDKKIEESEIEKVEVLEHYTYIDSNDNKHKFTANLKVWVRVVFEKDENGYKESLKIEESRWRSLETYDEQKRPYFQKPIMFFYGGLVNLDRKSIKSIRFLDYIPDMYLDE is encoded by the coding sequence ATGGCAAATTATGTAGTTTTAGATACTTCAATTTATAGAGAACTTGGTCTTAAGTTTAATGAAAACTTGGATTACAAAAATCTTTGCGCATTTACAATGAATACAGATGGCGAAGTCTTGCTATCTGACATAGTGCTGGAAGAATTCAGTAACTATTATGAATCGGTATTGAATTACAAAACAAGTGCTTATATAAAAGCTAATAAAGATTTAGTACGCGACCCATATTTTAATTCACCTAATGAAATTGAAAGTGGTGTAAAAAAGGAATTAGACAAAGCAATTAAAAATTTTAGAGACACTTTACAAAAAGACCCCATTCATAATCACAATATATCTGTTTTAAGACCTACTTTAATTAGTGGTTTAGTACTTACAAAATTCATATTAGATAGTAAAGAAACAAAAGATAGTAATATTCAGATAAGAGATTATTTAATATGGGATTCTGTTTTAAACTTTGCAAAAGAAGAAAACGAAGATAGGATAACTAAGATTGGTTGTAGAAAAATTACATTCAATAAAAGCATTGTCACTTTCATAACTAAAGACAAAGGTTTTGGGAAAAATGAAATATTCCAAAACCTCCTTAGGGAATACAAAATTGATAATTTGGAGGTAATAAATTCAATTCCAGAATTCTTAGAAAGAAAAGGGTTCTATTTTGATTTTGTAACATCTGAACTAATTAAAGAAAAAATTACTTTTAATCGCATTCTGAAGGATTTAAGCAAAGATATCGGAGCACTTTTGAGCTATGTTAGCGAAAGGTATAATTCAAATTGCTATGACAAAAAAATTGAAGAATCTGAAATTGAAAAAGTAGAAGTGCTAGAACATTATACTTATATCGATTCAAATGACAATAAACATAAATTTACCGCTAACTTAAAAGTATGGGTTAGAGTTGTTTTTGAGAAAGATGAAAATGGATATAAGGAAAGTTTAAAAATAGAAGAAAGTAGATGGAGAAGTTTAGAAACATATGATGAACAAAAAAGACCCTATTTTCAAAAACCTATAATGTTCTTTTATGGTGGATTAGTTAATCTAGACCGTAAATCAATTAAAAGTATTAGATTTTTAGATTATATACCAGATATGTATTTAGATGAATAA
- a CDS encoding TRAP transporter large permease, which produces MIWILVLVFVVCLVLRFPIAFALGLSCLSYILVKGIPMIIVPMKMYAGIDVFVLLSVPGFIMAGNLMNQGGLTEKIIAFCNHLLGHIRGGLSLVNIGASMLFAGISGTAISDTASMGSIMIPAMKKEGYDTGFSCAVTAASSTIGPIVPPSVPMIIAATLSGLSVGKLFLAGAVPGLLLALGLLITAYVISVKKNYPKHKRSTLKQVGRGFIDTFWSLLMTFIILYGIIGGIFTPTEASIIAVVYALIIGKFVYRRLNFKKIQVVFLDSMKTSASLMVLVGFANLFGYILITEQIPQSISNEILGFTDNKYVVLLLINLLLIIVGTFMETIAALLILFPILLKVALAVDVDPIHFAVIAVLNLIIGLTTPPVGVCLFVASSIGKISIGEVSKAGLPFLLVSFVVLILVTLFPWFSLALPNLFLD; this is translated from the coding sequence ATGATTTGGATTCTCGTTCTTGTGTTTGTAGTCTGTCTTGTGTTGCGTTTTCCTATAGCCTTTGCGCTCGGACTGTCTTGTTTGAGTTATATTTTAGTAAAGGGTATTCCAATGATTATTGTACCTATGAAAATGTATGCGGGCATAGATGTGTTCGTGCTTTTGAGTGTTCCCGGTTTTATTATGGCGGGAAACCTTATGAATCAAGGAGGCCTAACGGAAAAAATCATCGCTTTTTGTAATCATTTATTAGGACATATTAGAGGTGGGCTTTCATTGGTGAACATTGGGGCATCAATGCTATTTGCCGGTATTTCCGGTACGGCTATCTCAGATACGGCAAGTATGGGGTCCATCATGATTCCCGCGATGAAAAAGGAAGGTTATGATACCGGTTTTTCATGTGCGGTAACGGCAGCTTCGTCTACCATAGGCCCTATTGTGCCTCCTAGTGTACCAATGATTATTGCCGCTACCTTAAGCGGACTTTCTGTTGGTAAACTATTTTTGGCAGGAGCCGTACCTGGTTTGCTTTTGGCTTTAGGATTGTTGATTACGGCCTATGTGATATCTGTAAAGAAAAATTACCCTAAACATAAGCGAAGTACCCTTAAGCAGGTGGGGCGTGGTTTTATTGATACGTTTTGGTCCTTATTGATGACCTTTATTATACTGTATGGCATTATTGGAGGAATATTCACCCCTACGGAGGCATCTATAATAGCCGTTGTGTATGCTTTGATTATTGGAAAGTTCGTTTACAGACGATTGAATTTTAAAAAGATTCAGGTAGTCTTTTTAGATAGTATGAAAACTTCCGCCTCATTGATGGTGCTGGTGGGTTTCGCTAATTTGTTCGGATATATTTTAATTACGGAACAGATTCCCCAAAGCATCTCAAACGAAATTTTAGGCTTTACGGATAACAAATATGTGGTGCTTTTACTTATCAACCTGCTTCTAATAATAGTGGGTACGTTTATGGAAACCATTGCCGCACTTCTGATTCTGTTTCCTATTCTATTGAAAGTGGCTTTGGCGGTAGATGTAGATCCAATTCATTTTGCGGTGATAGCGGTCTTAAACTTAATTATAGGTCTGACAACCCCACCGGTTGGCGTCTGTCTATTTGTTGCATCCAGTATTGGTAAAATTTCTATTGGCGAAGTCAGTAAGGCAGGACTTCCATTTTTGTTGGTCAGTTTTGTTGTGTTGATTTTGGTAACCTTATTTCCTTGGTTTTCGTTAGCTTTACCTAATCTGTTTTTAGACTAA
- a CDS encoding alpha/beta hydrolase: MACMARFIFFSLLMVVTTSFGQEGYILKENIAYYPEDAQSQDTYLKERCKLDVYYPKDNVSAPVVVWFHGGGLENGEKNIPEGLEEKGIVVVAVNYRMHPKVKHPVYIEDAAAAVAWVFKNISEYNGSANKIFVSGHSAGGYLASMVGLDKSYLKKHSIDANKIAGLAPLSGHTITHMTIRKEMGIEGTQPIVDKYAPLFHVRKDAPPMLLVTGNRELELLGRYEEVAYFYRMMKVLGHTNVQLMELDGYDHIMVYPALPLIVNFVKEITE; the protein is encoded by the coding sequence ATGGCATGTATGGCGAGGTTTATTTTTTTCAGTTTGTTAATGGTAGTCACTACTTCCTTTGGTCAGGAGGGGTACATTTTAAAAGAGAATATAGCCTATTACCCAGAAGACGCTCAATCACAGGATACATACTTAAAAGAGCGCTGCAAGTTAGATGTTTACTATCCTAAGGATAATGTTAGTGCTCCCGTTGTAGTTTGGTTTCATGGCGGAGGATTGGAAAATGGAGAGAAGAATATTCCAGAGGGCCTGGAGGAAAAAGGTATTGTTGTTGTAGCCGTTAATTATAGGATGCATCCTAAGGTAAAACATCCTGTTTATATAGAAGATGCTGCAGCGGCAGTGGCCTGGGTTTTTAAGAATATCTCGGAGTATAATGGCAGTGCCAATAAGATTTTTGTTTCTGGTCATTCTGCTGGAGGGTATTTGGCCAGTATGGTAGGGCTGGATAAATCCTACTTGAAAAAACATAGTATAGATGCCAATAAAATTGCAGGTCTGGCTCCGTTAAGTGGGCATACCATAACCCATATGACCATTCGTAAGGAAATGGGAATAGAAGGCACCCAACCTATTGTTGACAAATATGCACCCTTGTTTCACGTTCGTAAAGATGCCCCTCCAATGTTGTTGGTAACTGGCAATCGTGAGTTGGAATTGCTAGGGCGTTATGAAGAGGTAGCCTATTTTTATAGGATGATGAAGGTTTTGGGACACACAAATGTTCAGCTCATGGAGCTTGATGGTTATGACCATATCATGGTCTATCCGGCATTGCCATTGATCGTTAATTTTGTAAAGGAAATAACAGAGTAG